A single region of the Variovorax terrae genome encodes:
- a CDS encoding DNA translocase FtsK: MTYSLNTLNSSSGAASPSRSGVGRFAHEIGLIAGGVALVFWLMALLSHSLQDAAWSTSGIGGPVRNWGGRLGAWLSDVSYFLLGFSVWWCFAAGVRAWLATLARWMRGGQAVQEPDAGRFSASRTAFWLGLAVLLCASTALEWSRMYRFETRLPDHAGGVLGYLTGPASVKWLGFTGAGLVCIALGVIGAALVFRFSWSHVAERVGAWVDSFVESRREKREIAEDLAVGKRAAREREEVVHEERIEIEEHHPTPVLIEPVLVDLPKSERVAKERQKPLFTELPDSKLPQVDLLDGAQTRQETVSPETLEMTSRLIEKKLKDFGVEVRVVLASPGPVITRYEIEPATGVKGSQVVNLAKDLARSLSLVSIRVIETIPGKNYMALELPNAKRQSIRLSEILGSQAYNEAKSMLTMGLGKDIVGNAVVADLAKMPHVLVAGTTGSGKSVGINAMILSLLYKAEARDVRLLMIDPKMLEMSVYEGIPHLLAPVVTDMRQAAHGLNWCVAEMERRYKLMSKLGVRNLAGYNHKIDEAKAKEQFIYNPFSLTPDSPEPLERLPHIVVVIDELADLMMVVGKKIEELIARLAQKARAAGIHLILATQRPSVDVITGLIKANIPTRIAFQVSSKIDSRTILDQMGAEALLGMGDMLYMPSGTGLPIRVHGAFVSDEEVHRVVHYLKEQGGEPNYIEGVLEGGTVDGEGDLLGDGGGEGGEKDPMYDQAVEVVLKNRKASISLVQRHLKIGYNRAARLVEDMEKAGLVSAMSGSGQREILTPARAE; the protein is encoded by the coding sequence ATGACTTACTCTCTCAATACCCTGAATTCATCCTCTGGCGCAGCCAGCCCTTCCCGATCGGGCGTGGGGCGCTTTGCCCATGAAATCGGCCTGATCGCGGGGGGCGTGGCGCTGGTGTTCTGGCTGATGGCGCTGCTCAGCCATTCCCTTCAGGACGCCGCCTGGTCCACGTCGGGCATCGGCGGGCCGGTCCGCAACTGGGGCGGCCGCCTGGGGGCCTGGCTATCGGACGTGAGCTATTTCCTGCTGGGTTTTTCCGTGTGGTGGTGCTTTGCGGCCGGCGTGCGCGCCTGGCTGGCCACCCTGGCGCGCTGGATGCGCGGCGGCCAGGCAGTGCAGGAGCCCGATGCGGGCCGTTTTTCCGCGAGCCGCACTGCTTTCTGGCTTGGCCTGGCCGTGCTGCTTTGCGCCAGCACCGCGCTCGAATGGTCGCGCATGTACCGCTTCGAGACGCGCCTGCCCGACCACGCGGGCGGCGTGCTGGGGTATCTCACCGGGCCGGCCAGCGTCAAATGGCTGGGCTTCACGGGCGCCGGGCTGGTGTGTATTGCGCTGGGCGTGATCGGTGCCGCGCTGGTGTTCCGTTTTTCCTGGAGCCACGTGGCCGAGCGCGTGGGAGCGTGGGTTGATTCGTTCGTCGAGTCGCGGCGCGAGAAGCGAGAGATCGCCGAAGACCTGGCCGTGGGCAAGCGCGCCGCGCGCGAGCGCGAGGAAGTGGTGCATGAAGAACGCATCGAGATCGAGGAGCACCATCCCACCCCGGTGCTGATCGAGCCGGTGCTGGTGGACCTGCCCAAGAGCGAGCGCGTGGCCAAGGAGCGCCAGAAGCCGCTGTTCACCGAACTGCCCGACAGCAAGCTGCCGCAGGTCGACCTGCTGGACGGTGCGCAGACGCGCCAGGAAACCGTGTCGCCCGAGACGCTGGAGATGACCTCGCGGCTGATCGAGAAGAAGCTCAAGGACTTCGGCGTCGAGGTGCGCGTGGTGCTGGCCTCGCCGGGGCCGGTGATCACGCGCTACGAGATCGAGCCGGCCACGGGGGTCAAGGGCTCGCAGGTCGTCAACCTCGCCAAGGATCTGGCGCGCAGCCTGAGCCTGGTGTCGATCCGCGTGATCGAGACCATTCCCGGCAAGAACTACATGGCGCTGGAGCTGCCCAACGCCAAGCGGCAGTCGATCCGCCTCTCCGAAATTCTCGGTTCGCAGGCCTACAACGAAGCCAAGTCGATGCTCACCATGGGGCTGGGCAAGGACATCGTGGGCAATGCCGTGGTGGCCGACCTCGCCAAGATGCCCCACGTGCTGGTGGCCGGCACCACGGGGTCGGGCAAATCGGTGGGGATCAACGCGATGATCCTGTCGCTGCTCTACAAGGCCGAGGCGCGCGACGTGCGCCTGCTGATGATCGACCCGAAGATGCTCGAAATGTCGGTCTACGAGGGCATCCCGCACCTGCTGGCGCCGGTGGTGACCGACATGCGCCAGGCCGCCCACGGCCTCAACTGGTGCGTGGCCGAGATGGAGCGCCGCTACAAGCTGATGAGCAAGCTGGGCGTGCGCAACCTGGCTGGCTACAACCACAAGATCGACGAAGCCAAGGCCAAGGAACAGTTCATCTACAACCCGTTCTCGCTCACGCCGGACTCGCCCGAGCCGCTGGAGCGCCTGCCGCACATCGTGGTGGTGATCGATGAACTGGCCGACCTGATGATGGTGGTCGGCAAGAAGATCGAGGAACTGATCGCCCGCCTGGCGCAGAAGGCGCGTGCCGCCGGCATCCACCTGATCCTGGCCACGCAGCGTCCCAGCGTGGACGTGATCACGGGCTTGATCAAGGCCAACATCCCGACCCGCATCGCGTTCCAGGTGTCGAGCAAGATCGACAGCCGCACCATCCTCGACCAGATGGGGGCCGAGGCGCTGCTGGGCATGGGCGACATGCTCTACATGCCCAGCGGCACCGGCCTGCCGATCCGCGTGCACGGCGCCTTCGTGAGCGACGAGGAAGTCCATCGCGTGGTGCACTACCTCAAGGAGCAGGGCGGCGAACCCAACTACATCGAGGGCGTGCTCGAAGGCGGCACGGTCGATGGCGAGGGCGACCTGCTCGGGGACGGCGGCGGTGAAGGCGGCGAGAAGGACCCGATGTACGACCAGGCGGTGGAAGTGGTGCTGAAGAACCGCAAGGCCAGCATCTCGCTGGTGCAGCGGCACCTGAAGATCGGTTACAACCGCGCCGCGCGCCTGGTGGAGGATATGGAGAAGGCCGGGCTGGTCAGCGCCATGAGCGGCAGCGGCCAGCGCGAGATCCTGACCCCTGCGCGGGCAGAATGA
- a CDS encoding replication-associated recombination protein A, which produces MPDLFAQEPAAPLAEALRPKTLDEVIGQSHLLGEGKPLRLAFQSGKPHSMIFWGPPGVGKTTLARLTATAFKCEFIALSAVLSGVKDIREAMDQARQYLAQGKNTILFVDEIHRFNKSQQDALLPHVESGLFTFIGATTENPSFEVNSALLSRAQVYVLKSLTEEELKLLLKRVQEEGALGELQFEDKAVDTIIGYADGDARRFLNLLEQCKTAAGAAGVQKVDSDFIQNALTLNSRRFDKGGDNFYDQISALHKSVRGSNPDAALYWLTRMLDGGADPRYLSRRIVRMAWEDIGLADPRAMQIANDAALTFERLGSPEGELALGQAVIYLAVAAKSNAGYNAYNQARAFVKQDKSREVPVHLRNAPTKLMKELGYGHEYRYAHDEPNAYAAGETYLPDGIEEPGWYQPVPRGLEIKIGEKLALLKKWDEEAGKGDK; this is translated from the coding sequence ATGCCTGATTTGTTCGCACAAGAGCCTGCTGCACCACTGGCTGAAGCCCTTCGCCCCAAGACCTTGGACGAGGTCATTGGGCAGTCTCACTTGCTGGGTGAAGGCAAGCCTCTGAGACTGGCTTTCCAGTCTGGAAAACCACACTCCATGATTTTTTGGGGGCCGCCCGGTGTTGGTAAAACCACCTTGGCACGGCTCACAGCTACAGCCTTCAAGTGTGAGTTCATAGCCCTGTCTGCCGTGTTGTCTGGTGTCAAAGACATCAGAGAAGCAATGGATCAAGCGAGGCAATATCTTGCGCAGGGCAAGAACACCATCTTGTTCGTAGACGAAATTCACAGATTCAATAAGTCTCAACAAGATGCCCTGTTGCCTCATGTGGAATCAGGGCTGTTCACCTTTATTGGTGCTACCACTGAGAACCCTTCTTTTGAGGTGAACTCGGCTCTGCTGTCACGTGCTCAGGTCTATGTGCTGAAGTCACTGACAGAAGAGGAATTGAAGCTGCTCTTGAAGCGGGTGCAAGAAGAAGGTGCCCTTGGTGAGCTTCAGTTTGAAGATAAAGCAGTAGATACCATCATTGGCTATGCAGACGGTGATGCCAGAAGGTTCTTGAACCTGCTTGAACAGTGCAAAACGGCTGCTGGTGCTGCTGGTGTTCAGAAGGTTGATAGTGACTTCATCCAGAATGCTTTGACCTTGAATTCAAGGCGTTTTGATAAAGGTGGAGACAACTTCTATGACCAGATTTCTGCTTTGCACAAGTCTGTTCGTGGTTCCAATCCAGATGCAGCACTCTATTGGCTGACAAGAATGTTGGACGGTGGTGCTGACCCAAGGTATCTGTCCAGAAGAATTGTTCGTATGGCTTGGGAAGACATTGGGCTTGCTGATCCAAGAGCCATGCAGATAGCCAATGATGCAGCACTGACCTTTGAGCGGCTTGGAAGTCCAGAAGGTGAACTAGCCCTTGGTCAAGCAGTTATCTATCTGGCTGTAGCTGCTAAGAGCAATGCTGGATACAACGCCTACAACCAAGCAAGAGCCTTTGTGAAGCAAGACAAGAGCCGTGAGGTTCCTGTTCACCTTAGAAATGCACCTACCAAGCTGATGAAGGAACTGGGCTATGGGCATGAATACCGATATGCTCATGATGAGCCCAATGCCTATGCTGCTGGTGAAACCTATCTTCCTGACGGCATAGAAGAACCTGGTTGGTATCAGCCAGTGCCTAGAGGGTTAGAGATCAAGATTGGTGAAAAGCTGGCTCTGCTGAAGAAATGGGATGAAGAAGCTGGCAAGGGGGATAAATGA
- a CDS encoding ABC transporter ATP-binding protein has translation MAETVLKVAGISKRFGGLQALSDVGITIERGQVYGLIGPNGAGKTTFFNVITGLYTPDSGSFELAGKPYQPSAVHEVAKAGIARTFQNIRLFAEMTALENVMVGRHIRTGSGLLGAIFRTPGFKAEEAAIAKRAQELLDYVGIGKYTDYKARTLSYGDQRRLEIARALATDPQLIALDEPAAGMNATEKVMLRELIDRIRHDNRTILLIEHDVKLVMGLCDRVTVLDYGKQIAEGTPYDVQKNEKVIEAYLGTGGH, from the coding sequence ATGGCAGAAACCGTACTCAAAGTCGCCGGCATCTCCAAACGCTTCGGCGGCCTGCAGGCCCTCAGCGATGTGGGCATCACCATCGAACGCGGCCAGGTCTACGGGCTGATCGGCCCCAACGGCGCGGGCAAGACCACCTTCTTCAATGTCATCACGGGCCTCTACACGCCCGACAGCGGCAGCTTCGAGCTGGCAGGCAAGCCCTACCAGCCCTCCGCGGTGCACGAGGTGGCCAAGGCCGGCATCGCGCGCACCTTCCAGAACATCCGCCTGTTCGCCGAGATGACGGCGCTCGAGAACGTGATGGTGGGCCGCCACATCCGCACCGGATCGGGGCTGCTCGGCGCGATCTTCCGCACCCCGGGCTTCAAGGCCGAGGAGGCCGCGATCGCCAAGCGCGCGCAGGAGCTGCTGGACTACGTGGGCATCGGCAAGTACACCGACTACAAGGCCCGCACCCTCAGCTACGGGGACCAGCGCCGCCTGGAGATCGCGCGCGCGCTGGCCACCGACCCGCAGCTCATCGCGCTGGACGAACCCGCGGCCGGCATGAACGCCACCGAGAAGGTCATGCTGCGCGAGCTGATCGACCGCATCCGCCACGACAACCGCACCATCCTGCTGATCGAGCACGACGTGAAGCTCGTCATGGGCCTGTGCGACCGCGTCACCGTGCTCGACTATGGCAAGCAGATCGCCGAAGGCACGCCCTACGACGTGCAGAAGAACGAGAAGGTGATCGAGGCCTACCTCGGCACCGGCGGCCACTGA
- a CDS encoding AAA family ATPase produces the protein MSTAANHTPLAERLRPKTLGEVIGQQHLLGEGMPLRIAFESGQPHSCILWGPPGVGKTTIARLMADAFDAQFITISAVLGGVKDIREAVEQAQVAQGIMGSGGRRTIVFVDEVHRFNKAVNHHINQILRKVVVQIFGLPHCSEVGNHA, from the coding sequence GTGAGCACCGCTGCGAACCACACCCCCCTGGCTGAACGCCTGCGTCCCAAAACCCTGGGGGAGGTCATCGGCCAGCAGCACCTGCTGGGCGAGGGCATGCCGCTGCGCATCGCCTTCGAGTCGGGCCAGCCCCACAGCTGCATCCTGTGGGGGCCGCCGGGCGTGGGCAAGACCACCATCGCCCGGTTGATGGCCGATGCGTTCGACGCGCAGTTCATCACCATCAGCGCCGTCCTGGGCGGCGTGAAGGACATCCGCGAGGCCGTAGAGCAGGCCCAGGTGGCGCAGGGCATCATGGGCAGCGGCGGGCGCCGCACCATCGTGTTCGTGGATGAGGTGCACCGCTTCAACAAAGCTGTCAACCACCATATAAATCAGATACTTAGGAAGGTCGTTGTGCAAATTTTTGGGCTTCCCCATTGTTCTGAGGTGGGAAACCATGCCTGA
- a CDS encoding ABC transporter ATP-binding protein — MSNTLLKVSGLKVAYGGIQAVKGVDFEVREGELVSLIGSNGAGKTTTMKAITGTLALSDGDIEYLGKSIHGQGPWDLVRQGLAMVPEGRGVFTRMSITENLMMGAYVRSDKPAIAQDVERVFTIFPRLKERKDQLAGTMSGGEQQMLAMGRALMSRPKVLLLDEPSMGLSPIMVDKIFEVVRDVSAQGVTILLVEQNASRALQIADRSYVMESGIITMSGDAKEMLSDPKVRAAYLGE, encoded by the coding sequence ATGAGCAATACTCTTTTGAAAGTCAGTGGCCTGAAGGTGGCCTACGGCGGCATCCAGGCCGTCAAGGGCGTGGACTTCGAGGTGCGCGAGGGCGAGCTGGTGTCGCTGATCGGCTCCAACGGCGCGGGCAAGACCACCACCATGAAGGCCATCACCGGCACGCTGGCGCTGAGCGACGGCGACATCGAATACCTGGGCAAGAGCATCCACGGCCAGGGGCCGTGGGACCTGGTGCGCCAGGGCCTGGCCATGGTGCCGGAAGGCCGTGGCGTGTTCACCCGCATGAGCATCACCGAGAACCTGATGATGGGCGCCTATGTGCGCAGCGACAAGCCCGCCATCGCGCAGGACGTCGAGCGGGTGTTCACCATCTTCCCGCGCCTCAAGGAGCGCAAGGACCAGCTGGCCGGCACCATGTCCGGCGGCGAGCAGCAGATGCTGGCCATGGGCCGGGCGCTCATGAGCCGCCCCAAGGTGCTGCTGCTGGACGAGCCCTCGATGGGCCTGTCGCCCATCATGGTGGACAAGATCTTCGAGGTAGTGCGCGACGTCTCGGCCCAGGGCGTGACCATCCTGCTGGTCGAGCAGAACGCCAGCCGCGCGCTGCAGATCGCCGACCGCAGCTACGTGATGGAGTCGGGCATCATCACCATGTCGGGCGATGCCAAGGAAATGCTGAGCGACCCGAAAGTCCGCGCGGCCTACCTCGGGGAGTAG
- a CDS encoding branched-chain amino acid ABC transporter permease encodes MEILLQQIINGLVLGSMYALVALGYTMVYGIINLINFAHGEVLMVGALTSWSIIGLMRDAMPGAPGWVILMIAMVIACVVAATLNFVIEKVAYRPLRNSPKLAPLITAIGMSILLQTLAMIIWKPNYKPYPTLLPSAPFNIAGAVITPTQIMILGVTAISLAVLMYLVNYTKLGRAMRATAENPRVAALMGVKPDMVISATFIIGAVLATIAGMMYASNYGTVQHTMGFLPGLKAFTAAVFGGIGNLAGAVVGGILLGLIESIGSGYIGTITGGVLGSNYSDIFAFIVLIIMLTLRPSGLLGERVADRA; translated from the coding sequence ATGGAAATCCTGCTGCAGCAGATCATCAACGGTCTGGTCCTGGGCAGCATGTATGCCTTGGTAGCGTTGGGCTACACCATGGTGTACGGCATCATCAACCTCATCAATTTTGCGCATGGCGAAGTGCTGATGGTCGGGGCACTGACCAGTTGGTCGATCATCGGCCTCATGCGGGACGCCATGCCCGGCGCACCCGGATGGGTCATCCTGATGATCGCCATGGTGATCGCCTGCGTGGTGGCCGCCACGCTGAATTTCGTGATCGAGAAGGTGGCCTACCGGCCGCTGCGCAACAGCCCCAAGCTGGCGCCGCTGATCACGGCCATCGGCATGTCGATCCTGCTGCAGACGCTGGCCATGATCATCTGGAAGCCGAACTACAAGCCCTATCCCACCTTGCTGCCGAGCGCGCCGTTCAACATCGCCGGGGCCGTGATCACACCCACCCAGATCATGATCCTGGGCGTGACGGCGATATCGCTGGCGGTGCTGATGTACCTCGTGAACTACACCAAGCTCGGCCGCGCGATGCGCGCCACGGCCGAGAACCCGCGGGTGGCGGCCCTGATGGGCGTGAAGCCCGACATGGTGATCTCGGCCACCTTCATCATCGGCGCCGTGCTGGCCACGATCGCCGGCATGATGTACGCCTCCAACTACGGCACGGTACAGCACACCATGGGCTTCCTGCCCGGCCTCAAGGCCTTCACGGCGGCCGTGTTCGGCGGCATCGGCAACCTGGCGGGCGCGGTGGTCGGCGGCATCCTGCTGGGGCTGATCGAATCGATCGGCTCGGGCTACATCGGCACGATCACGGGCGGCGTGCTGGGCAGCAACTACTCCGACATCTTCGCCTTCATCGTGCTGATCATCATGCTCACGCTGCGGCCCTCGGGCCTGCTCGGCGAGCGTGTGGCGGACCGTGCCTGA
- a CDS encoding branched-chain amino acid ABC transporter permease, producing MKQQNKLVVILVSAVALLILPLILQSAGNAWVRIADVALLYVLLALGLNIVVGYAGLLDLGYVAFFAVGAYMFGLMASPHLTETFPWFAAMFPNGLHTPLWLVIPAGAALAGVLGVLLGAPTLKLRGDYLAIVTLGFGEIIRVFLNNLDHPVNITNGPKGLGQIDSIKFFGLDLGKRLSIGSFEISSVTLYYYLFLALVVVSVIICHRLELSRIGRAWMAIREDEIAAKAMGINTRNMKLLAFGMGATFGGVSGSMFAAFQGFVSPESFSLMESVMIVAMVVLGGIGHLPGVILGAVLLAALPEVLRYVAGPLQAMTDGRLDSAILRQLLIALAMIVVMLLRPRGLWPSPEHGKSLKAK from the coding sequence ATGAAACAACAAAACAAGCTGGTGGTCATCCTGGTCTCGGCCGTGGCGCTGCTGATCCTGCCGCTGATCCTGCAGAGCGCGGGCAACGCCTGGGTGCGCATCGCCGACGTGGCGCTGCTGTACGTGCTGCTGGCGCTGGGGCTGAACATCGTGGTGGGCTACGCCGGCCTGCTCGACCTGGGCTATGTGGCCTTCTTCGCCGTGGGCGCCTACATGTTCGGCCTGATGGCCTCGCCGCACCTGACGGAAACCTTCCCCTGGTTCGCGGCGATGTTCCCCAACGGGCTGCACACGCCGCTGTGGCTCGTGATTCCGGCGGGGGCCGCGCTGGCCGGCGTGCTCGGCGTGCTGCTGGGGGCGCCCACGCTCAAGCTGCGCGGCGACTACCTGGCCATCGTGACGCTGGGCTTCGGCGAGATCATCCGCGTGTTCCTGAACAACCTGGACCACCCGGTCAACATCACCAACGGCCCCAAGGGGCTGGGCCAGATCGACTCGATCAAGTTCTTCGGGCTCGACCTGGGCAAGCGGCTGTCGATCGGCAGCTTCGAGATTTCCTCGGTCACGCTGTACTACTACCTGTTCCTGGCGCTGGTGGTGGTGAGCGTCATCATCTGCCACCGGCTCGAGCTGTCGCGCATCGGCCGCGCCTGGATGGCGATCCGCGAGGACGAGATCGCGGCCAAGGCCATGGGCATCAACACCCGCAACATGAAGCTGCTGGCCTTCGGCATGGGCGCCACCTTCGGCGGCGTGTCGGGCTCGATGTTCGCCGCCTTCCAGGGCTTCGTGTCGCCCGAGTCGTTCAGCCTGATGGAGTCGGTGATGATCGTCGCCATGGTGGTGCTCGGCGGCATCGGCCACCTGCCCGGCGTGATCCTGGGCGCGGTGCTGCTGGCCGCGCTGCCCGAGGTGCTGCGCTATGTGGCCGGCCCGCTGCAGGCCATGACCGACGGCCGGCTCGACTCCGCCATCCTGCGCCAGTTGCTGATCGCCCTGGCCATGATTGTGGTGATGCTGCTGCGGCCGCGCGGCTTGTGGCCTTCGCCCGAGCATGGCAAATCCCTGAAGGCGAAGTGA
- the lolA gene encoding outer membrane lipoprotein chaperone LolA yields MNKRFALLLIALGAGSAWAGGLESLEAFMRTAKSGRAEFTQVVTSPPKDGQATKARTSSGSFEFLRPNRFKFVYRKPFEQTIVADGQTLWLYDADLNQVTQRQQSMALGSTPAALIAAAPDLRGLQADFNLQSEPDRDGLQWVLATPKAKDGQLQSVRVGFKVDELAALEIMDSFGQRSLISFSKVEVNPALGAGAFQFKPPAGADVLKQ; encoded by the coding sequence ATGAACAAACGATTCGCTCTGTTGTTGATAGCGCTTGGCGCCGGCAGTGCCTGGGCTGGCGGGCTGGAAAGCCTGGAGGCCTTCATGCGGACGGCCAAGTCCGGCCGCGCCGAATTCACCCAGGTGGTGACGTCGCCGCCCAAGGACGGGCAAGCCACCAAGGCCCGGACGTCCAGCGGCAGTTTCGAGTTCCTGCGGCCCAACCGTTTCAAGTTCGTCTACAGGAAGCCGTTCGAGCAGACCATCGTGGCCGATGGCCAGACGCTGTGGCTCTACGATGCCGACCTGAACCAGGTGACGCAGCGCCAGCAGTCGATGGCGCTGGGCTCCACGCCGGCGGCCCTGATCGCCGCGGCCCCCGATCTGCGCGGCCTGCAGGCCGACTTCAACCTCCAGTCCGAGCCCGACAGGGACGGCCTGCAATGGGTGCTGGCCACGCCCAAGGCCAAGGATGGGCAGTTGCAAAGCGTGCGGGTGGGCTTCAAGGTGGACGAACTGGCCGCGCTTGAAATCATGGACAGCTTCGGCCAGCGCTCGCTGATCAGCTTCAGCAAGGTGGAGGTCAATCCCGCGCTGGGTGCGGGCGCCTTCCAGTTCAAGCCGCCGGCGGGCGCCGACGTGCTGAAGCAGTAG